One genomic segment of Actinoplanes ianthinogenes includes these proteins:
- a CDS encoding BMP family ABC transporter substrate-binding protein: MPRTVPLLALITAMLVAGCSTGADDQPGASDAITVGVLFPGSLSDDGFMESAYLGYQRAEQTHAGKVTLSKAEQVATADYEAALVRFASNADLVISLGGQTDAAVRLVAPRFPQVKFVEIGGPADGTPLANLALYDPQQAQAAYLAGAASALLSKTKKVGFVGGAELPAIVNAAREFGNGAAAADPAVQVLTPQYVGDFNDVAKAKQSALADYSAGADVLGQIVNLGKKGMAQAAAQERTTLIGGPIPHDCGSDPAYAGFVTTDIGAEIEYAVEHLTANTWKAESVKFGLSAAKPHNDITLCAADPAIQAKLDAIKADVASGKTTTL, encoded by the coding sequence ATGCCGCGTACCGTTCCCCTTCTCGCCCTGATCACCGCCATGCTGGTCGCCGGTTGCTCGACCGGCGCCGACGACCAACCCGGCGCCTCCGACGCGATCACCGTCGGAGTCCTCTTCCCCGGCTCCCTCTCCGACGACGGGTTCATGGAGTCCGCGTACCTCGGCTACCAGCGCGCCGAGCAGACCCACGCCGGCAAGGTCACGCTGAGCAAGGCCGAGCAGGTCGCCACCGCCGACTACGAGGCCGCCCTGGTCCGCTTCGCGAGCAACGCGGACCTGGTCATCTCGCTCGGCGGCCAGACCGACGCCGCGGTCCGCCTGGTCGCCCCGCGCTTCCCGCAGGTGAAGTTCGTCGAGATCGGCGGCCCGGCCGACGGCACACCGCTCGCCAACCTCGCCCTCTACGACCCGCAGCAGGCCCAGGCCGCCTATCTGGCCGGCGCCGCGTCCGCGCTGCTCAGCAAGACCAAGAAGGTCGGCTTCGTGGGCGGCGCCGAGCTGCCGGCGATCGTGAACGCGGCCAGGGAGTTCGGCAACGGCGCGGCCGCGGCCGACCCGGCCGTGCAGGTGCTGACCCCGCAGTACGTCGGCGACTTCAACGACGTGGCCAAGGCCAAGCAGTCCGCGCTCGCCGACTACAGTGCCGGCGCCGACGTGCTCGGCCAGATCGTCAACCTCGGCAAGAAGGGCATGGCGCAGGCCGCCGCGCAGGAGAGGACCACGCTGATCGGCGGCCCGATCCCGCACGACTGCGGGAGCGACCCCGCCTATGCCGGCTTTGTCACGACCGACATCGGCGCGGAGATCGAGTACGCGGTCGAGCACCTCACCGCGAACACGTGGAAGGCGGAGAGCGTCAAGTTCGGCCTGAGCGCCGCGAAGCCGCACAACGACATCACGCTCTGCGCCGCCGACCCGGCGATCCAGGCGAAGCTGGACGCGATCAAGGCGGACGTGGCGTCCGGGAAGACCACCACGCTGTGA